The Ciona intestinalis unplaced genomic scaffold, KH HT001233.1, whole genome shotgun sequence region ACGTCTGTAACTTACCGAGAGTATCTATCTCGAGTAAAATACATACATGTTACCAAACCTGGCAAGAATTTGAGAGTTTGCCTCGTTTTACTTacatttacagtttaaaacacgcgATTAAATTACACAATGAACAATATAtggctttaaaaaaaaacaaaagaatgaaaaacaCATGACAAGAAACCCCGATCGGGTAACGTGTTGATCAATAAAGTTACAACGTCTGGCGGGGATTTTTTGAAATCGGGTTTTGCTTTGTTTGATATCGTAGCGAACTTCTAATCAGCTTTTATCAAAACTATAGTGAATTATGGCTGGTTATGGAAACGAGAATGATCATGATTCACACGATGCACGAGTAGATTTCGAAAATATTCTTCAAGGTATTCTGGAAAAAGCAAACGCTGGAGATAGGTAACGCAAATTTCATGATTTTTCTGTGTGTCACACTATGTTTTAAGTTGGTTACTGGTCaattagaaaaacatttataaccCACAAATAAACTCAATTTCCAAACTGATTTTGCTTACATAAGATGCTAAAGCTAATCTAATACAACAATAACTTATCTATATACTATGAATAGGCCTACTACTGTATTGCTTTATACTGTTTTTATGCCGTAATGTCGGTTTTAGCAGCCAAGATTTTATATGATACTTTAATTCAGGTAGTTTTTATCTAAAAGGtgtatagcgactgtcgttttgttacTCATTCCCTTATCtttgttgtattaattaatcTAATCTAAGCTACTGTATTTTTAAGCTTATCTGGTAGTCAGTCTGGTAATGATGACGACAAGGATTCCGAAACCAGCGAAACACCCACAAGGTATTCATTCTATCTTATAGTTAAAATCCAATGAACTTGTTTTCCAAATATGattagttaaatatatttatcttttgcATTTAAAGGTTGAGAATGGTTCTCCCTGCTTCTGCTGGGACACCTCCAAAGTAGGTTaactttgttaatattttaaatgaacgTAAGTTTGTAACCTATTTATAATGCATTGCTGGCAAAGaccgttataacatgggcgttcTGTTTACACATCGTGCTACTTACGATTTCCCTAATCTagttgtatgtaactttgtgattgTTCAAAGactaaccactttgtcatGTGGCCAGTATTTTATTGtaagttacaattttttttaaaaatgcaggcCTTCTACACCTTCAAAGagaaaacgaagaaaaagAGAAGATTATAAAGAGGAAAAAACCAAAACAAGTATGTTGTATAAATGATTACATAACCGGACAAACACAGATGCTAAAATGTGAGTGTACTACATGGCACTTacgtaactttaaaaatgttctGTGGCTAATATTTTTGGCATCTCATTAGTCCCAATGCCTTTTGGTTAAAATACAAGTGCAGTAACCAGTAAGGCATTGTGACAAACAAATCATATACCCAAATCGTGTTCATACAAATAAGCAAAAAACGCTtacagtaaaaacatttttcccCCTATTTGGAAGAAAGAAGCTTGGTCGCTACATCTAGCAGACAAATAataagccatttatgtttaattgttttcaaattaaaattttgtattttttgttaggttcttttattataaagcTGTTTGACCGAAGTGTGGACTTGGTAAACTTCACTGAGGATACTCCACTATACCCAATATGTCGTGCATGGATGGATAACGAcccaacaaataaaataaacaaacaaacaatggaATCTCAGTTTTCATCACAAGAGGATATTGCTACCAGCAATGTATGTAATGCTAAGAATTCATGATTTGgagttttgttgttgttgtagtagTAGGAGTTGCTGTTTGTAAAGTTCtgaaaactttgaaaatgcttTTGTAAAGAGTGTCTAAACTAAATGATTTAGCAATAGTt contains the following coding sequences:
- the LOC100182887 gene encoding protein lin-37 homolog isoform X1; protein product: MAGYGNENDHDSHDARVDFENILQGILEKANAGDSLSGSQSGNDDDKDSETSETPTRLRMVLPASAGTPPKPSTPSKRKRRKREDYKEEKTKTSSFIIKLFDRSVDLVNFTEDTPLYPICRAWMDNDPTNKINKQTMESQFSSQEDIATSNSEDEEETIITSLPPPNVPFNNIGEDGKYQSPRIPQPEPQPNDSIENYLHKNSVTPPADQLLLDHLQHWRNVRNNWKQKSSENDARYQDGMNLLSDMFNRHAVYNTSVSQ
- the LOC100182887 gene encoding protein lin-37 homolog isoform X2, whose translation is MAGYGNENDHDSHDARVDFENILQGILEKANAGDSLSGSQSGNDDDKDSETSETPTRLRMVLPASAGTPPKPSTPSKRKRRKREDYKEEKTKTSSFIIKLFDRSVDLVNFTEDTPLYPICRAWMDNDPTNKINKQTMESQFSSQEDIATSNSEDEEETIITSLPPPNVPFNNIGEDGKYQSPRIPQPEPQPNDSIENYLHKNSVTPPADQLLLDHLQHWRNVRNNDALMDTQIVAVSSALFGLYNDAS